A region of the Dyadobacter sp. CECT 9275 genome:
GGCATCACGCAGTTGTTGTTTGAAGAAGGCAAAACAAAAACTTCCGTTTTAGAAGCTGCCCGTTCCTTGGGTCGTGAGTTTGTTATTTCGGCATCGGGGGAGGTCATAGAGCGACTCTCCAAAAATGATAAAATTGCAACCGGAGCCATTGAAATAAGGGTTTCTGAGCTCAATATCCTCAATCCTGCCAAGTTACCTCCGTTTCTGATCGAGGATGAAACAGATGGCGGAGACGATATCCGGATGAAATACCGGTATCTGGATCTCAGAAGAAACACGGTACGGAAAAACTTGCAGCTAAGGCATCAGGTGGCGCGCCATACCAGAACTTATCTGGATGAGCTTGATTTCATTGAAGTGGAAACACCAGTGCTTATCAAATCAACGCCGGAAGGCGCCCGTGACTTTGTAGTACCCAGCCGGATGAATCCCGGTGAATTTTACGCACTGCCGCAATCGCCCCAAACCTTTAAACAATTACTGATGGTAGCCGGTTTCGACCGTTATTATCAAATTGTAAAATGTTTCCGCGACGAAGATCTCAGGGCAGACCGACAGCCTGAGTTTACACAGATAGACTGTGAAATGTCGTTTGTAACGCAGGAAGATATCCTTAATACCTTTGAAGGACTGATCAGGAACCTTTTCAAAAACGTAAAAGGCCTGGATATTCCCGAAGTTCCCCGCATGACGTACGCCGATGCCATGCGCCTTTACGGATCCGATAAACCGGATATCCGTTTTGGAATGCAGTTTGTTGAATTAAAGGGAGAAGATAGCGACCTGGTCTCTGGAAAAGGATTTTCAATCTTTGATGATGCCGAACTGGTCGTCGGGATTGCCGCCTCCGGCTGCGCGTCTTATACCAGAAAACAGGTCGACGAACTGACAGACTGGATGAAACGCCCGCAAATCGGCGCCAAAGGATTAATTTACGTCAGATACAATACGGACGGCAGTATCAAATCCTCGGTTGATAAATTCTACTCAGAAGAGGATCTGCGCCAATGGGTAGAAAAATTCAATGCCCAACCGGGAGACCTTTTACTATTGGTTTCAGGGCCGGCAGACAAAGCCCGCAAACAATTGAACGAGCTCCGGCTGGAAATGGGTTCACGCCTGGGACTACGCAATCCTGACGACTACCGTGCACTGTGGGTACTGGACTTCCCCCTGCTCGAATATGGAGAAGAAGAAAACCGTTGGTTTGCCATGCACCATCCATTTACCAGCCCCAAACCAGAGGATATTGCACTTTTAGAAACCGATCTGGGAAAGGTAAGAGCCAATGCCTATGACATGGTCATCAACGGTGTAGAAGTGGGTGGCGGATCCGTACGTATTTTTGAAAGAGAACTTCAGCAAAAAATGTTTGGCATCCTAGGATTCAGCCCCGAAGAAGCCCAGGCACAATTTGGATTCCTGATGAACGCATTTGAATTTGGAGCACCCCCTCATGCCGGAATAGCCTTTGGATTCGACCGCCTCTGTTCACTTTTTGGCGGCGCAGATTCTATCCGTGACTTCATTGCCTTCCCAAAAAACAATTCGGGACGTGACGTTATGATAGATTCACCGTCTACAATAGCGGACGCGCAATTGAAAGAACTTGCGATTTCGGTAAGCAGCGATGCTAAGCAATGATTTTCAAAGCGTTGGAGGTAATACCAACTATTAATTTTGTAGTTTTGACCTCATGATCAGGTGTATATCTTGAAAACAATTTCCCAGGTATACATCTGATTTTTTTAATTTTACACAATACATGCATCTGATTAAATTGAAAAAACTCGACTTTCTAAAACTTCTGTTTATACTGGCGGCCATCGCTCACCAATCCATTCAGGCGCAAAACATCAATCCTCAGCAGATTTCTACAAGCCAGGCATTGGAATTTTATCAAAAGGCCAAAGCCAGCGGTATGTCTGATATGGATATTGAGCAAGCTGCTCTACAAAAAGGATATACGCTGGATCAAATCAGCGAGATGCGTAAAAGGTTACAAGAAGCTCAAACCACCGTTCAGCCTGCTTCTACGGGCAGAACAGTATTGGATGAAACCCGTAAAAACAATGATACGGCAACCGTAAATAAAAAACTGGTAGGTGTAAAGCAAGACATTACTTCCAGGCCTGTTTTCGGAGTTTCCTTTTTTAGTAACTCCTCCATGACCTTTGAACCCAATCTGAGGATTGCTACACCCCGAAATTACATTCTGGGACCAGAAGATGAACTCAATGTTGATATTTACGGAAATTCAGTAGACAATTTCCGATTAAAAGTAAGTCCGGAAGGAACCGTCAAAATGCTCAATCTTGCCCCTGTTCCTGTGAACGGCTTAACCATTGAACAGGCTTCTGAGCGGATCGTAAGCCGCTTGAGACAAGCCTATTCCTCATTAAACCGGCCTGGAGGCGGCACGTATTCAACCATTACCTTAGGAAATGTACGAAGCATCCGTGTGATGGTAACCGGTGAAGTTACACGCCCGGGAAGTTACACTTTATCATCCCTCGCCACCGCATTTAATGTGCTTTACCAGGCAGGAGGCCCCAACACAAACGGGTCCTACAGGAATATTGAAGTTATACGTAACAACAAGCTTATCAGGACCATTGACCTGTACCGCTTTCTTGTAGACGCCGACCTCAAGGATAATATAGCGCTGCAAGATCAGGATATAGTACTGATCAGACCGTTTACCGCCCGAGTTGAACTGGCAGGAGAAATTAAACGCCCAGGACTTTTTGAAGCCAAAGACGGAGATACCTTTAACGACCTTCTGCGTTATGCAGGAGGCTACACTCCAACAGCCTACTCGGCCTCCATTCAATTCAGGCGTAATACCGGGACAGAGTTGAAAGTTGGTACCATTTTGGCTGAGGAAGTCAAATCTTTTACACCGCAAAACGGGGATGTGTACCAGATAGGGAAAATTTTAGACCGCATCGAAAACAGGGTGATTATTGAAGGTGCTGTATTCCGGGAAGGTGAATATGCCATTGATAGCCAATCCAATACAGTAAAAAAATTACTGCAACGCGCGGAAGGAATCCGGGAGGATGCTTTTTTAAACCGGGCCGTTATTCAGCGCCAGAATAAAACACTGAGACCCGAAATTATAGCTTTTGATTTAGGCAAAATTTTGAATGGTGAGGCCGAAGACATCCCTCTGATCAGAGAGGATATTGTAACAATCAAATCGATTGATGATCTTAAAGAAGGGTATAGTCTGCAGGTCTACGGCTCTGTTCTGAACCCCGGAACCATGGATTATTACGAAGGCATGACCGTAGCCGATGTCATATTTAAAGCGGGTGGATACACCGAAGGTGCTGTGCCCTACCGTATAGAGGTATCAAGGCGGGTGAAGGCAGATACCTCTGGTTTGCTCCCAGCCCAAAACGTTCGGATTTTTACCCTGAATGTAACCGACAACCTTCAATTTAACGAGCAGGATCAGCAATTTAAGCTCTCCCCTTATGATATTATTTTTGTCCGCCGTTCGCCACGTTACGAAGTGCAGAAAACCATCAGCATTACCGGAGAAGTTACCTATCCCGGCTCCTATACTATACTTACCAATTTCGAGCGCATTACCGACTTGTTCCCTAAGGCAGGCGGCTTAAAAAAAGAAGCCTACCTGCAAGGATCCCGGTTCTACCGGAATAACGAGCTCGTTGCCGTCGACCTTAACGCCATCATTGATAAGCCGCAACTACCCGCCAATCTATTGTTGAACGATGGTGATTCTTTGTTTATTTCCAGGAAATCCGAGACAGTTCGCATCCAGGGAGGAGTCCAGAATCCATCTCTGGTAAATTTTGACCAGGCATTTTCCTTTAAGGATTACATCTCCCAGGCCGGCGGTTATGCCGAACGTGCCTGGAAAAGCAGAGTATATGTGTCCTACCCAAACGGACGTACCTTCAGGACGAGAAAATTTCTGTTTTTTAATACACGTCCAAAAGTCGAGCCAGGTTCGGTTGTCACCGTCCCTGTGAAAGAAGTTAAACAAGAGAGGCAAACAACAGCTGGCGAAAAAATAGCACTGATATCGTTAATTACAACTGTTGCTGTAACTTTAATTAGGCTATTTTAATTTCATATGTCAAGTATTTCAGATAACACTCCAGAAAAACCAGTTTTCACAATAACTGTTTATGAAGTATTTCAATTCTTACAAAGGCACTATTTCAAATTAATTCTATCTGTAACAGTCTTCGCAATACTTGGTATTCTTTACAGCTATACCCTACCCAAAACTTATAAAGCTCAGACACTAGTACTTCCAGAGTATGGTATGGGTGAATCTTCCAGTTCTGCCTTTGTAAAAGCTGCAATGGGTCTGACCAATACCGATGGAGCCGAAAAACTGGTTCCAACATTGTACCCTCAGGTATTACAAAGTACTCCCTTTGGGATGTATATACTTGAGCAACCCATATCGGACAAAAACAATAAGAATTATAAAACACTTAAAGCCTATTTAGAAAGCCAGAATAAACCTAGTGCCTTATTGGATATTTTCCCAACCTCAGAAAAAAAAGGCACAGCACCCCAACTGAAAAATAAAAATATCTTGTTCTTCTCCGCTACGGAACAAGCATTAATCAAAAGTGCTTCTAATTTGGTAAAGGTTGTAATAATTAAAACCGAGAATGTAATCAGTATCGAATGCGAAATTACAGATCCTGTAGTGGCAGCTCAATTAGTTGAAATTGCTAAAAATTATTTGATCAACTATGTAGAGGACTACCGAACCAGTAAGGCTGTCCAACAAGTGGAATTCCTAACTCAACGCGTTTTGGAAGCCAAAAGGAAACAACAATCCGCCGAATATAATCTTCAAACCTATAGAGACAGAAACCGGAATTCATTTTTAAATGTCGCCCGTATAGAAGAGCAACGGTTACAATCCGAATTTACTCTTGCCCAGTCCATCTATTCAGATCTCTCGCTTAAGTTAGAACAGGCAAGAATTAAAGTAAAAGAGGAAAAACCTGTTTTTAAAGTTTTAGAACCCGTTAATATTCCTCTTAATAAAAATGGCCCCAACAGGAAGCTAATAACTATATTATTCGGGTTTACGGGAGGAATTCTGATGTTTCTTTATCTGATTTTGGTGAAAGAAAAATTTTTAAACAGGATATTAATAACTTAGCAATATAACTCCTCTTCTATTTCACATCACTGCCTAATAGTGTCCCATTTTCACCAGTAATAAAGCCATCCACAATTAACTTGACTATCGCCCTACTGGGTATTTAGTTAACTTATTTAAACATTTTCCATCAGAAACTAAGCTACATCATTGTATCCGCATCTTCAATTCAATATTTAAACCAACAAGTAATAAGTGAAGCTCTTAAAGGCATCAGCATTTTCAGGTATTATAACCATCGTACGAACTCTTACTGGATTTGTATCCAACAAATTCGTAGCCTTGTATTTAGGACCTAGTGGAATTGCATTAGTCGGTCAGTTTATCAACTTCGCGTCAATTGTAACAACTATTGCTAATGGGGCAATTAACAACGGTATAATTAAATATACCTCAGAATATAGTAATGATGAGGAAAAGTCCAAATCGCTTTACAGCAATGCTCTATGGGTAAGCCTTTCCTTCTCGATCTTTGTTGCTCTATTTCTCATCACCGGTGCTCCTTACATATCACAACAAATTTTAAACGATTCCCAATACAGCTGGTCAATTATTGCATTGGGCGGCGGTATCATTCTATATTCCTTAAACACTCTCCTTATCTCAATTTTGAATGGCAGAGGACAGTTAAAAGAATATACCATAATTAATGTCCTAGGAAGCTTTGTATCGTTAATATTTACGATCGTTATGGTGTACTATTATAATATACAAGGCGCTCTACTTTCTCTTGCCTTATCCCAATCAATAGTATTTTTCATTACACTTTACAAAATTATAGAAAGTCCATGGTTCGAATGGCAGTTTTTTTCTCAAAAAGTTGATAAACAGATCTTAAAAAATCTATCCAAATTTACCGCAATGGCCGCAACTTCGGTTGCTTGCGTGTCATTCTCACAAATGCTCGTACGTACAAATATAATTAATACGAATGGCCTGCATAATGCAGGCATATGGCAGGGAATGCTCCGAATAGGAGAATCGCACTTGTTGATTGTCGTCACAGCTTTATCGACCGCTTATCTTCCTAGATTATCTTCGGCAAAAGGAGATAAAGAAATTAAACTCGAAATCCTTTCCGGTTATAAGATTGCTATTCCGTTTCTACTGGTAAGCTGCATACTTATTTATGTCTTCAGAACTTTAATCATAACTGCCTTATACTCCAAAGATTTTTCATCCATGGAGGGCTTATTTTTATTTCAACTGTTAGGAAATTTATTTAAGGTATTAGCTTGGATGATTTCTTTTCTAATGCAGGCTAAAGCAATGGCAAAAACTTACATTTTAACGGAAATAATATTTGCATCAATTTACGTTCTTCTTTCAGAATTTTTTATCTCACAGTATGGATTTGAGATGGTTATGGTTGCATTTTTTTTAACCTATCTTATCTATTTTTTATCTATGATATTTATATTCAGAAAAATACTTTTTATTAGATAGCGGTAGCGGATAATGATTAATATTTCCAAAGCGTAGTATAAATTATTAGATCTAGTTATGGAATTTATAGAGAATTACAATTTCTTTCTTATGGCCATCCTGGTGCTAATTAGTTTATCATTCTATTTTATAAATAAGATTATAAGCAACCCAACTGTTTCCGTTGCTATTGTAATATTAAAATTCGCATCTTGCTTTATATATTTTTCAATTATAAGTAAGTACTATCCCGTCATACTTAGTGATGATCAAAACTATTTTTTTGAGTCACTAGACCTTTATGCAATGGGAAAAGAATCCATCAATTACCTGTTTTCTACAAGTACAATAACCAAATTTATGATCACAGCGCAGGGATATCATTTTGGCTACTATATATACAACTATATTTCCTTTTGGCTTTGGGGACCGTACTATTATTCACCTGTTTTGACTAATATACTTATTTCAACACTTACAGGAACCGTATTTTACAAAACTTTATCGTTATCCCAGTTTAATAAACGCACTGTAATATTTCTTTACATATTATTCCTGTTACATTGGGATGTGTTGACTTGGTCCAGTTTCATAAATCTCAAAGACACTTTGGTTCTTTTTCTATCCGTTTCTTCTATGTATATTATGGTCCGCACCAAAACCAAAGGGCTTAACATAAAATACATACTATTATTTCTCCTCATTCTAACATGTCTTTTCACTATTCGATTTTACTTTTGCTTCTTTTTGATTGTCACTTCACTGCTATTCTTTACTATAACTCAATTATCAAAATCACAGCTTCCATATATTGACTTCATACTAAAATTCTCAATATTTATAGTACTTCCAGTAGGTTTCTACTTCACCTTCATAGCGTTATTTTCAACGAGCATAGACAATATTGGACCCAGGACTAACATATTATTCGGATTTCCCAGATATATTCTAACCCCTTTTCCTTTAAATATTGAGCCTGACTATTCCTTCATATTCATAAGCTCAATACTTCATTGGATATTTCTTCCAACATTGCCATTTGGAATATTTATTTTTACTAAAAAACATTTCTACACTTTAATGCCCTATCTGATCATGTTCCTCCTTCTGAGCACTTTCTATGGGTCATTCGCAGAATTACAAGGTCCCCGGCATCGTGTCCCTCAGACCGCCTTTTTATGCTTGCTGCAAGGTTTGGTACTTTATGAAGTACTTGCTTCGATTAAAAGAATTAAAATGAAAAATCAGAATATCTAA
Encoded here:
- a CDS encoding O-antigen translocase; the protein is MKLLKASAFSGIITIVRTLTGFVSNKFVALYLGPSGIALVGQFINFASIVTTIANGAINNGIIKYTSEYSNDEEKSKSLYSNALWVSLSFSIFVALFLITGAPYISQQILNDSQYSWSIIALGGGIILYSLNTLLISILNGRGQLKEYTIINVLGSFVSLIFTIVMVYYYNIQGALLSLALSQSIVFFITLYKIIESPWFEWQFFSQKVDKQILKNLSKFTAMAATSVACVSFSQMLVRTNIINTNGLHNAGIWQGMLRIGESHLLIVVTALSTAYLPRLSSAKGDKEIKLEILSGYKIAIPFLLVSCILIYVFRTLIITALYSKDFSSMEGLFLFQLLGNLFKVLAWMISFLMQAKAMAKTYILTEIIFASIYVLLSEFFISQYGFEMVMVAFFLTYLIYFLSMIFIFRKILFIR
- a CDS encoding SLBB domain-containing protein; translated protein: MHLIKLKKLDFLKLLFILAAIAHQSIQAQNINPQQISTSQALEFYQKAKASGMSDMDIEQAALQKGYTLDQISEMRKRLQEAQTTVQPASTGRTVLDETRKNNDTATVNKKLVGVKQDITSRPVFGVSFFSNSSMTFEPNLRIATPRNYILGPEDELNVDIYGNSVDNFRLKVSPEGTVKMLNLAPVPVNGLTIEQASERIVSRLRQAYSSLNRPGGGTYSTITLGNVRSIRVMVTGEVTRPGSYTLSSLATAFNVLYQAGGPNTNGSYRNIEVIRNNKLIRTIDLYRFLVDADLKDNIALQDQDIVLIRPFTARVELAGEIKRPGLFEAKDGDTFNDLLRYAGGYTPTAYSASIQFRRNTGTELKVGTILAEEVKSFTPQNGDVYQIGKILDRIENRVIIEGAVFREGEYAIDSQSNTVKKLLQRAEGIREDAFLNRAVIQRQNKTLRPEIIAFDLGKILNGEAEDIPLIREDIVTIKSIDDLKEGYSLQVYGSVLNPGTMDYYEGMTVADVIFKAGGYTEGAVPYRIEVSRRVKADTSGLLPAQNVRIFTLNVTDNLQFNEQDQQFKLSPYDIIFVRRSPRYEVQKTISITGEVTYPGSYTILTNFERITDLFPKAGGLKKEAYLQGSRFYRNNELVAVDLNAIIDKPQLPANLLLNDGDSLFISRKSETVRIQGGVQNPSLVNFDQAFSFKDYISQAGGYAERAWKSRVYVSYPNGRTFRTRKFLFFNTRPKVEPGSVVTVPVKEVKQERQTTAGEKIALISLITTVAVTLIRLF
- the aspS gene encoding aspartate--tRNA ligase, with protein sequence MLRSHTCGELSLEHVNQNVVLCGWVQRVRDKGGMVWLDLRDRYGITQLLFEEGKTKTSVLEAARSLGREFVISASGEVIERLSKNDKIATGAIEIRVSELNILNPAKLPPFLIEDETDGGDDIRMKYRYLDLRRNTVRKNLQLRHQVARHTRTYLDELDFIEVETPVLIKSTPEGARDFVVPSRMNPGEFYALPQSPQTFKQLLMVAGFDRYYQIVKCFRDEDLRADRQPEFTQIDCEMSFVTQEDILNTFEGLIRNLFKNVKGLDIPEVPRMTYADAMRLYGSDKPDIRFGMQFVELKGEDSDLVSGKGFSIFDDAELVVGIAASGCASYTRKQVDELTDWMKRPQIGAKGLIYVRYNTDGSIKSSVDKFYSEEDLRQWVEKFNAQPGDLLLLVSGPADKARKQLNELRLEMGSRLGLRNPDDYRALWVLDFPLLEYGEEENRWFAMHHPFTSPKPEDIALLETDLGKVRANAYDMVINGVEVGGGSVRIFERELQQKMFGILGFSPEEAQAQFGFLMNAFEFGAPPHAGIAFGFDRLCSLFGGADSIRDFIAFPKNNSGRDVMIDSPSTIADAQLKELAISVSSDAKQ
- a CDS encoding Wzz/FepE/Etk N-terminal domain-containing protein, which codes for MSSISDNTPEKPVFTITVYEVFQFLQRHYFKLILSVTVFAILGILYSYTLPKTYKAQTLVLPEYGMGESSSSAFVKAAMGLTNTDGAEKLVPTLYPQVLQSTPFGMYILEQPISDKNNKNYKTLKAYLESQNKPSALLDIFPTSEKKGTAPQLKNKNILFFSATEQALIKSASNLVKVVIIKTENVISIECEITDPVVAAQLVEIAKNYLINYVEDYRTSKAVQQVEFLTQRVLEAKRKQQSAEYNLQTYRDRNRNSFLNVARIEEQRLQSEFTLAQSIYSDLSLKLEQARIKVKEEKPVFKVLEPVNIPLNKNGPNRKLITILFGFTGGILMFLYLILVKEKFLNRILIT